A genomic region of Candidatus Krumholzibacteriota bacterium contains the following coding sequences:
- a CDS encoding DUF192 domain-containing protein, translating to MSVRNRSKDRLIAETILTLNSQFRKTLYMLNRHGIPDNCVLWISPCNGIYTAGMKTPIDIAFLDSKGRVTRILKEFPPDSFAGSGPKAISAIELPNGRLAETDTGVGDLVEILLD from the coding sequence ATGTCTGTAAGGAACAGGTCCAAAGACAGATTGATAGCCGAGACGATACTGACGCTGAACAGCCAGTTCAGAAAGACTCTTTATATGCTTAATCGCCACGGTATTCCTGACAATTGCGTCCTGTGGATATCCCCTTGCAACGGGATATACACTGCCGGAATGAAAACTCCGATCGATATCGCCTTTCTTGACAGCAAGGGGAGAGTCACCAGAATACTGAAAGAATTTCCACCTGATTCCTTCGCCGGATCCGGTCCGAAGGCCATAAGCGCGATCGAGCTTCCCAATGGAAGACTCGCCGAGACCGACACCGGTGTCGGCGACCTGGTCGAGATCCTTCTCGACTGA
- the amrB gene encoding AmmeMemoRadiSam system protein B has translation MLDLSVSERDAGSRFSIMEDLASYSKKGRTVLFIAVLLVFQQVRVLGADPVRVPVDSVGYATTSGQMDEVVRLSMERIDEGGGAIDLPRGKMLGGILPHDDYIYAGPACLKLTREIDAPLAVIVGVSHRARRLGIRGKIVFESYRAWKGPYGEIPVSSIRESLIESLPGEIVMVNDDLHRDEHSIEGILPFLQYSCRRGSGDEKEIKGRKLEILPLLVTFFEEENFDAAAEEFSAALGREFEKKGMKIGRDYIILISSDCVHYGDEEWGGRNHAPFGTGKDGYEKAVARDIDIVKTTLAGKLTPEKIKIFRERIDSFEFEWPYKIPWCGVYSIPFGLSLISRLSAMEGRDAPVGVMLDYSTSLDPGPLLFEGEGTGATNIANLNHWVGYTSVGYW, from the coding sequence ATGCTGGATCTTTCTGTATCTGAAAGGGACGCGGGATCTCGATTTTCGATTATGGAAGACCTCGCCTCATATTCAAAAAAAGGCCGGACAGTCCTTTTTATTGCCGTTCTTCTTGTTTTTCAACAAGTCCGCGTTTTAGGGGCCGATCCGGTCAGAGTCCCGGTCGATTCGGTCGGTTACGCCACGACGTCCGGACAGATGGATGAAGTCGTCAGGTTGTCGATGGAGCGTATCGATGAAGGTGGCGGAGCGATCGATCTTCCACGGGGGAAGATGTTGGGAGGCATACTGCCTCATGATGATTATATATACGCGGGACCTGCCTGTCTGAAACTGACCAGGGAGATCGATGCCCCCCTTGCCGTCATCGTGGGAGTCTCACACAGGGCAAGGCGTCTTGGGATCAGGGGGAAGATAGTCTTTGAAAGCTATCGCGCATGGAAGGGGCCGTACGGGGAAATACCGGTCTCTTCGATAAGAGAGAGTCTTATTGAGTCTCTTCCCGGCGAGATAGTCATGGTAAATGACGATCTGCACCGTGATGAGCATTCGATCGAAGGGATCCTTCCTTTCCTTCAGTATTCCTGTCGACGCGGCAGCGGGGATGAAAAAGAAATAAAGGGACGTAAACTCGAGATCCTGCCTCTGCTTGTTACTTTTTTTGAAGAAGAAAATTTTGACGCCGCGGCAGAAGAGTTTTCCGCAGCCCTTGGCAGGGAATTTGAGAAGAAGGGAATGAAGATAGGGCGCGATTATATAATTCTTATTTCCAGTGACTGCGTTCATTATGGTGACGAGGAATGGGGTGGCAGGAATCACGCGCCATTCGGTACCGGAAAGGACGGGTATGAAAAAGCGGTGGCTCGTGATATCGATATCGTTAAAACGACTCTTGCCGGAAAGCTCACCCCGGAGAAGATAAAGATATTCAGGGAAAGGATAGACAGTTTCGAATTCGAGTGGCCGTACAAGATACCATGGTGCGGAGTATATTCGATCCCATTCGGCCTCTCCCTTATTTCGCGGCTGAGCGCGATGGAAGGAAGAGACGCTCCCGTCGGCGTCATGCTTGACTACAGTACAAGCCTCGATCCCGGCCCCCTGCTCTTCGAAGGCGAGGGGACAGGGGCTACAAACATCGCCAACCTTAACCATTGGGTCGGTTATACCTCGGTCGGCTACTGGTGA
- a CDS encoding MFS transporter: MNVYERPEKVGMNMAFEKSKKRLLAAVAMHHAFNDGSSVALLAIFPILIKKGELLTNYTSIGKFPLSVMAVAIVAQAVIGHYVKPRHSRYFLALDALIVGLSLILMTRATNFPMLVLFYLGMRLGTSIYHPVGISWVSHSFKGVGLDKAMGIQSAFGNIGVLLAFTSTGFLAESFGWRMPLYIWGIANLLAVPAGLLISRGTVSSGDVAYQKVTEKNPVSWPTAFREISIFIPLTLLGGLAWGIMVHYAPSLLNHRLSLPMSKTGMILGCWMAAGTIAALLYGKVIAWLGRCKTVIIAISIIAVTSLVIAFGMALPLVITGFTFLGFALFSTYPATISFISTTVGERNRTLGFALNANIAIIGSSVFSYLSGRISDLYGIHAPFILLGLMGTVIIFYMSVMVKKGKVCPN, translated from the coding sequence TTGAACGTTTATGAGAGGCCTGAAAAGGTCGGGATGAATATGGCATTTGAAAAAAGTAAAAAAAGACTTCTTGCCGCTGTGGCCATGCACCACGCGTTCAACGATGGATCGTCAGTAGCACTGCTGGCGATATTTCCGATCCTTATCAAAAAGGGAGAATTGCTGACCAATTATACCTCGATCGGGAAATTCCCCCTTTCCGTGATGGCGGTAGCCATCGTGGCGCAGGCGGTGATCGGACACTACGTGAAGCCCAGGCATTCGAGATATTTTCTCGCTCTCGACGCTCTTATCGTCGGGCTCTCCCTGATACTGATGACCCGCGCCACCAACTTCCCCATGCTTGTCCTCTTCTATCTTGGAATGCGGCTCGGCACGAGTATTTATCACCCGGTCGGAATATCATGGGTATCCCACTCATTCAAGGGCGTTGGTCTCGACAAGGCGATGGGGATCCAGAGCGCTTTCGGAAATATCGGCGTTCTCCTCGCCTTTACATCGACCGGATTTCTCGCGGAGAGTTTCGGGTGGCGGATGCCGCTTTATATCTGGGGGATCGCTAATCTCCTCGCCGTGCCCGCCGGGCTTCTCATATCCAGGGGGACTGTCAGCTCGGGCGACGTCGCGTACCAGAAAGTAACTGAAAAAAATCCCGTATCATGGCCGACAGCTTTCAGAGAGATCAGTATCTTTATACCTTTGACCCTGCTTGGAGGCCTCGCCTGGGGAATAATGGTGCACTACGCGCCAAGCCTTCTGAATCACAGGCTCTCCCTTCCGATGTCCAAAACCGGAATGATCCTTGGCTGCTGGATGGCCGCCGGCACGATCGCGGCTCTCCTCTACGGGAAAGTGATCGCCTGGCTCGGCCGCTGCAAGACAGTGATCATCGCGATATCGATCATCGCCGTCACTTCTCTTGTCATCGCCTTTGGGATGGCTCTTCCCCTGGTGATAACAGGCTTCACCTTTCTTGGGTTTGCTCTGTTTTCCACATACCCCGCGACGATATCTTTCATCTCCACGACAGTAGGCGAAAGGAACCGTACCCTCGGCTTTGCCCTGAACGCGAACATAGCGATCATAGGAAGTTCGGTATTCTCTTATCTGTCGGGACGTATCTCCGATCTCTACGGGATCCATGCGCCTTTTATTCTTCTTGGTTTGATGGGTACTGTTATAATATTCTATATGTCTGTCATGGTGAAAAAAGGCAAAGTGTGCCCGAACTGA
- a CDS encoding class II aldolase/adducin family protein produces the protein MDKLKTREEIAFYMRLLCDKELTTSSGGNISIRGDEGLIFITPSGPGKNRLGPSDIIEISRKETRQGSQPQPSIETGLHFGIYERRPDISVIIHAHPLFATAFMSTGREIDFDLTDETRIILGCVGTIPFAQSGSEELALSVSGAAERSNVILMKNHGIIALGRSLPEAYSRIELVEMAARITFIGEVSGSGNGLSSGQLDLMDMLGKNQEDI, from the coding sequence ATGGATAAACTGAAGACAAGAGAAGAGATCGCTTTCTATATGAGGCTTCTCTGCGACAAGGAGCTTACCACCTCTTCCGGGGGAAATATCAGCATCCGCGGTGATGAAGGGCTGATATTCATCACTCCTTCAGGTCCAGGCAAAAACAGGCTTGGGCCATCCGATATAATAGAGATATCCCGGAAAGAGACCCGGCAAGGCTCTCAACCTCAACCAAGTATCGAGACGGGATTGCATTTCGGGATCTATGAAAGACGTCCAGACATCTCCGTCATAATCCACGCCCATCCTCTTTTCGCGACCGCCTTCATGTCTACGGGAAGAGAGATCGATTTCGATCTGACAGATGAGACGAGAATCATCCTCGGCTGCGTCGGGACAATACCTTTCGCCCAGTCGGGAAGCGAAGAGCTTGCGCTTTCAGTTTCCGGCGCGGCAGAACGCTCCAACGTGATACTTATGAAGAATCACGGGATAATCGCGTTGGGAAGATCGCTGCCTGAAGCGTACAGCCGAATCGAACTGGTCGAGATGGCTGCCAGGATCACCTTCATCGGTGAAGTCTCAGGGTCAGGAAACGGCCTTTCCTCCGGACAACTCGATCTGATGGACATGCTGGGAAAAAATCAGGAAGATATATAG
- a CDS encoding class I SAM-dependent methyltransferase: protein MDRDSENRTYIHTTDTLWSESGLKYQREKYRPKIEFIRDYFGERFKDLRLLDVGVGYGVFLHLMEKEYDLADLSGMDPFPRSIEIAGKYTSATIYNGDIRDKRWPVGERPFDVITSFDVVEHLEDPSVFFRKVREYLSDGGLVVVTTPNKGFPYIMRSIPGFGIRDANPTHINVKPPRYWKRLARDNGLRIVKAWKGEHLTHTRIFPRLFRNLCRAAGLDHRNIPLVNSFEQSFCLILAAD, encoded by the coding sequence ATGGACAGAGACAGCGAAAACAGGACATACATTCATACGACCGACACTCTCTGGTCCGAGAGCGGTTTGAAATATCAGCGCGAAAAATACCGGCCGAAGATAGAATTTATCAGGGATTATTTCGGAGAGAGGTTCAAGGATCTCCGGCTTCTCGATGTGGGAGTGGGTTATGGAGTCTTCCTTCATCTCATGGAGAAGGAGTACGATCTTGCCGACCTGTCTGGGATGGATCCTTTTCCACGATCGATAGAGATCGCGGGGAAGTATACTTCCGCGACGATATACAATGGAGATATCAGGGATAAGCGCTGGCCCGTGGGAGAGAGGCCTTTTGACGTCATAACATCTTTCGATGTCGTCGAGCATCTCGAAGATCCATCGGTCTTTTTCAGGAAGGTCCGTGAATACCTCTCCGATGGCGGCCTCGTCGTTGTCACTACTCCCAACAAAGGCTTTCCGTACATCATGAGGTCGATACCCGGTTTCGGTATCAGGGATGCCAACCCGACGCATATAAACGTCAAGCCGCCCCGATACTGGAAGCGGCTGGCAAGGGATAACGGATTGAGGATCGTGAAGGCCTGGAAAGGCGAACATCTGACGCACACGAGGATATTCCCCAGGCTGTTCAGGAATCTTTGCCGGGCCGCCGGGCTTGATCACAGAAATATACCGCTCGTTAATTCGTTCGAACAGTCATTCTGCTTGATCCTCGCGGCAGACTGA
- a CDS encoding oligopeptide transporter, OPT family, with protein sequence MADIPTKLPQEAYRELKEGEVYHPIVPASSTSFEVTLRAILTGIIMAVIFSVASAYLALKTGQGMEAAIPIAILAIGLANIFARKSTILENVIIQSVGAASSAVVAGAVFTIPALYMLDIEVSFWHIFLTAFLGGSLGVLFLIPLRDYLMVREHGRLPFPEAMATTEILVAGESAGHQAKTLIWSAVVAFIFDLSILTFGLWKEIITFHAVWVGRWLEERFSMAVRIDSLSAIVGLGYIVGIKYASIIAAGSFLSFLVLIPLVHYIGAHLTGIIPPGTIPISEMSVDDIFGNYVRLIGIGGIAGAGIMGIVKSVPSIGKSFMLGIKGIADAKHAEADDLRTERNLKLRDVFIGIAAIGLCLWLFFRGGFAGSMVSTVGVLLALGISFLFTMVSARAIGLIGTNPVSGMTLATLIITSVILTKVGLSGKPGMFVALIVGGVVCTSLAVAGAFATDLKIGYWIGATPRNQQLYKFTGILVSAVFCALAMMLFNRIYVLGSPNMPAPQATAMKEIIFGLMGPEAGVQWILFSFGMIISVILAMAGVPALAFALGMYLPIELNTAVLLGGFIAWLVGRGGSDVKVVKMRKEKGILVASGLIAGGSIAGVISAVIAGLSWDSFLLLEYSDTLSELAGIVMLVLLSVFIFNYSRRVED encoded by the coding sequence ATGGCTGATATCCCGACAAAACTCCCACAGGAAGCGTACAGAGAGTTGAAAGAAGGCGAGGTCTATCATCCGATCGTTCCGGCATCTTCCACTTCATTCGAGGTCACTCTCCGCGCTATCCTTACAGGTATAATAATGGCCGTCATATTTTCGGTGGCATCGGCCTACCTGGCCCTGAAGACGGGACAGGGGATGGAAGCAGCGATTCCGATCGCCATCCTCGCGATCGGCCTGGCGAATATCTTCGCCAGAAAAAGCACGATCCTCGAGAATGTGATCATACAGTCTGTCGGAGCGGCGTCAAGCGCCGTCGTCGCTGGAGCTGTTTTTACTATACCGGCCCTTTATATGCTCGATATAGAAGTCTCTTTCTGGCATATCTTTCTTACTGCGTTTCTCGGGGGCAGTCTCGGCGTACTTTTCCTGATTCCTCTGCGCGACTATCTTATGGTCCGTGAGCATGGAAGGCTTCCCTTTCCTGAAGCTATGGCGACGACAGAGATACTGGTGGCGGGCGAGAGTGCCGGCCATCAGGCGAAGACTCTTATCTGGAGCGCTGTCGTGGCGTTCATATTCGATCTGTCGATCCTTACATTCGGTCTCTGGAAAGAGATCATAACTTTTCACGCGGTTTGGGTCGGCAGGTGGCTCGAGGAACGTTTTTCGATGGCCGTCCGGATTGACAGCCTTTCGGCGATCGTGGGCCTTGGCTACATCGTCGGCATAAAGTACGCGTCGATCATCGCCGCGGGAAGTTTTCTCTCTTTCCTTGTTCTTATTCCCCTTGTCCATTACATCGGGGCGCATCTGACCGGTATCATCCCTCCAGGGACGATACCGATATCGGAGATGTCGGTCGACGATATTTTCGGCAATTACGTGAGGCTTATAGGGATCGGGGGTATCGCCGGGGCGGGGATAATGGGGATCGTAAAGAGCGTACCTTCGATAGGAAAATCATTCATGCTCGGTATCAAGGGGATTGCCGATGCCAAACACGCCGAGGCTGATGATTTACGGACCGAGCGTAATCTCAAGTTGCGGGATGTATTCATCGGTATAGCGGCGATCGGACTTTGTCTCTGGCTTTTTTTCAGGGGAGGGTTCGCCGGTTCGATGGTAAGCACTGTCGGTGTCCTTCTCGCTCTCGGGATATCATTTCTTTTTACGATGGTATCGGCGCGGGCGATCGGGTTGATAGGAACGAATCCTGTTTCGGGGATGACTCTTGCCACGTTGATCATAACGAGCGTGATCCTGACCAAAGTAGGGCTTTCCGGCAAGCCGGGGATGTTCGTTGCCCTGATCGTCGGGGGGGTCGTCTGCACTTCTCTTGCCGTAGCGGGGGCTTTTGCCACCGATCTAAAGATAGGATACTGGATCGGCGCCACTCCGAGGAATCAGCAGCTTTACAAATTTACCGGGATATTGGTCTCGGCCGTCTTCTGCGCCCTGGCGATGATGCTCTTCAATAGGATATACGTACTCGGTTCGCCCAATATGCCGGCGCCCCAGGCGACGGCGATGAAAGAGATCATTTTCGGTCTGATGGGGCCCGAGGCTGGAGTGCAGTGGATACTTTTTTCGTTCGGTATGATCATATCGGTCATCCTCGCGATGGCCGGAGTGCCCGCTCTGGCTTTCGCGCTCGGCATGTATCTTCCGATCGAACTCAATACAGCAGTGCTACTCGGAGGGTTCATCGCCTGGCTCGTCGGGCGCGGCGGCAGTGACGTCAAAGTGGTCAAAATGAGAAAAGAGAAGGGAATACTGGTGGCGTCGGGGCTGATCGCCGGAGGATCGATCGCTGGCGTTATCTCCGCCGTCATCGCCGGACTTAGTTGGGATTCTTTTCTTTTGCTGGAGTATTCCGACACGTTGTCGGAACTTGCCGGTATCGTGATGCTGGTCCTTCTGTCAGTCTTCATCTTCAATTATTCGAGAAGAGTCGAAGATTGA
- a CDS encoding S9 family peptidase, protein MFRFEKSGNTIIIFALLVLVSAAPPALGSEEAHFVSPLDLLGIRTAGDARISPCGESIVYTVSVPREASDEPGGAYRELYLASIKTGEIHPFITGKVNIESPRFSPDGSKIAFLRPGQKSGKKQIWMIPVDGGEAVQITDCGTGVSGFRWHPGGERIAYRAIDPACEETVKYDKKGYDFIYYEEDLRNFSIYITGIYEETGYEEKRLTEGVNVAGFEFSPDGKKIAASITPENLIDHIYMFQKINILEIETGQIESVSRNEGKLGNYALSPDGSKLAYTASLDRKDHSVSQGYVLDLTTGRIVNIGGDDFHGHVKNIAWKDNKTVISLAAEGAWNTISTCSASGGKRKIILDGRETGLVFDFPTFTPDLAGFAFTASSPSIPRDLFYWKKGAKTPARMTTLNPWISERRLGRQEVIRYSARDGLEIEGILVYPATWTEGEKYPLIVGVHGGPEAHYSNSWIGSYFNPAQVLAGKGYLVFYPNYRASTGYGVDFAARGYMDAAGKEFDDIADGIDFLVSEGLADRERVGMGGGSYGGYASAWFASYYTRYVRAVCMFVGISDIISKRGTTDIPWEELYVHSGKKLDEDDDQWEFSLKRSPIYYAKQSRTAVLILGGASDTRVHPSQGIEFYRRLKMNGHPAVRMVQYPGEGHGNRKQPGRIDVLYRHLEWYDWYVRDLKPIDGPMPPLFLFDRYGLEPGVKESEKD, encoded by the coding sequence ATGTTCAGATTTGAGAAATCAGGAAATACTATAATAATATTCGCGTTGCTTGTACTTGTCTCAGCGGCGCCCCCGGCGCTCGGGTCGGAAGAGGCCCATTTCGTTTCGCCGCTGGATCTCCTTGGCATAAGGACAGCAGGAGACGCGAGAATATCTCCCTGCGGGGAATCAATCGTCTACACCGTGTCGGTCCCAAGAGAAGCTTCCGACGAGCCTGGCGGCGCCTACAGGGAATTGTATCTCGCCTCGATAAAGACGGGAGAGATCCATCCCTTTATAACTGGCAAGGTGAATATCGAATCTCCCCGTTTCAGCCCTGACGGATCAAAGATCGCCTTTCTGAGACCGGGACAAAAAAGTGGAAAGAAACAGATATGGATGATCCCCGTGGACGGCGGCGAGGCGGTCCAGATAACAGATTGCGGCACTGGCGTCTCCGGATTCCGCTGGCATCCCGGCGGAGAGAGGATCGCCTACAGGGCTATCGATCCGGCCTGTGAAGAAACCGTGAAATACGATAAAAAGGGATATGATTTCATCTACTACGAGGAGGACCTGAGAAATTTCAGCATTTATATCACTGGAATTTACGAGGAGACAGGGTATGAGGAGAAGCGGTTGACGGAAGGGGTGAATGTCGCAGGGTTTGAATTCAGTCCTGATGGAAAGAAGATCGCCGCCTCAATAACCCCTGAAAACCTGATCGATCACATCTACATGTTCCAGAAGATCAATATATTGGAGATTGAAACGGGACAGATCGAAAGCGTATCGAGGAACGAAGGCAAGCTTGGCAATTACGCCCTGAGTCCGGATGGATCGAAGCTCGCCTACACGGCGTCGCTGGACAGGAAGGATCACTCGGTCAGCCAGGGGTATGTCCTTGACCTTACAACCGGAAGGATCGTCAATATCGGCGGAGACGATTTCCATGGACATGTCAAGAATATCGCGTGGAAAGACAACAAGACCGTCATCTCCCTTGCAGCCGAAGGAGCCTGGAATACGATCAGTACGTGCAGCGCCTCCGGGGGAAAGAGGAAGATCATTCTCGACGGACGTGAGACAGGGCTTGTCTTTGATTTCCCGACTTTCACCCCTGATCTCGCCGGTTTCGCCTTTACGGCGAGTTCCCCATCGATCCCCCGCGATCTCTTCTACTGGAAAAAGGGGGCGAAAACGCCTGCGAGGATGACTACCCTCAATCCCTGGATTAGCGAAAGGCGGCTCGGCAGGCAGGAAGTGATCAGGTACAGCGCCCGCGACGGGCTTGAGATCGAAGGCATTCTTGTCTACCCGGCAACCTGGACAGAGGGAGAAAAATATCCCCTTATCGTGGGAGTCCACGGAGGCCCTGAAGCTCATTACTCGAACTCCTGGATCGGATCTTATTTCAACCCGGCCCAGGTGCTGGCTGGAAAAGGATATCTCGTTTTCTATCCGAATTACCGCGCGAGCACGGGATACGGAGTAGACTTTGCCGCCCGGGGATATATGGACGCGGCTGGAAAGGAATTTGACGATATCGCCGACGGCATAGACTTCCTTGTCTCAGAAGGGCTCGCCGATCGGGAAAGGGTCGGTATGGGAGGCGGATCATATGGAGGATACGCTTCGGCATGGTTCGCTTCGTATTACACCAGATACGTCAGGGCTGTCTGCATGTTCGTCGGAATAAGCGACATTATAAGCAAACGGGGGACGACCGACATCCCCTGGGAAGAATTGTATGTCCATTCAGGAAAGAAACTCGACGAAGATGACGACCAATGGGAGTTCAGCCTTAAAAGAAGCCCCATATATTACGCCAAACAAAGCAGGACAGCCGTACTGATCCTTGGAGGCGCTTCCGACACAAGGGTCCATCCGTCACAGGGCATCGAATTCTACAGAAGATTGAAGATGAACGGCCATCCTGCCGTAAGGATGGTGCAGTATCCCGGAGAGGGACATGGGAACAGGAAACAGCCTGGCAGGATAGATGTCCTTTACAGGCACCTTGAATGGTACGACTGGTATGTCAGGGATCTCAAACCGATCGATGGACCTATGCCTCCGCTGTTTCTGTTCGACAGGTACGGCCTGGAGCCCGGGGTGAAAGAGAGCGAAAAAGACTGA